The DNA sequence AGGAAACTACCCTCCGTGATGCCTACACTCAGGTTTGGAAAGTAACCGAATTGACTGTCGACGGCGAGTCCATGACTGCCTACAAAAACGAAGTTGATCAGGTTGTCTGGAAAAAAGGTGGCTACATCACCGAGTACGTCTACAAACAGCTGAAGGAAAAGACGGTAACCGTCAAGGGAATTTCTATGACCGAGGTCGTGAAGTACTCCTTCAGTCAGGTATGGATCGTATTGCTGTACGTCATTGCGATGGTATTGCTTGCGCTTCACCTGAACCACGGTTTCCAGAGTGCATTCCGTTCTTTGGGGCTTGTACACAAGAAGTATACTCCAGCGGTGATTATGTTGGGTAAATTGGTGGGGATCATCATCCCGATCATATTTGCACTTATGCCAATCTGGTATTTCATCCAGTCTCTTTCTTAGTCTGACCTAACAAACTCCGTTCGTCATGAAGCTAGATAGCAAAATCCCAGAAGGACCATTAGCGGAAAAATGGGACAACCATAAATTCAACATCAAGCTGGTCAACCCAGCTAACAAGCGGAAATTCAAGGTGATCGTGGTAGGTACTGGACTGGCAGGAGCTTCTGCCGCTTCCACCCTCGCGGAATTGGGATACCAAGTCACCACCTTCTGCTACTCCGATAGCCCACGTCGTGCGCACTCCATCGCCGCTCAGGGGGGTATCAACGCAGCTAAGAACTACCAAAACGACGGTGACTCTGTGTACCGTCTTTTCTATGACACCATCAAAGGGGGCGACTACCGCGCTCGTGAGGCCAACGTTT is a window from the Pontibacter sp. G13 genome containing:
- a CDS encoding succinate dehydrogenase cytochrome b subunit — translated: MSSGSIFSYSVGKKLIMGLTGLFLVSFLLVHVSGNLLLFRADGGVAFNEYTKFMTTNPMIKTLEWVLFGGFIVHIIYAAVLTASNRKARPEGYAYKKGASKSSSWLSRNMGLSGTVILVFLVVHLVMFWGYYHFGAGEETTLRDAYTQVWKVTELTVDGESMTAYKNEVDQVVWKKGGYITEYVYKQLKEKTVTVKGISMTEVVKYSFSQVWIVLLYVIAMVLLALHLNHGFQSAFRSLGLVHKKYTPAVIMLGKLVGIIIPIIFALMPIWYFIQSLS